A single Halarcobacter anaerophilus DNA region contains:
- a CDS encoding GGDEF domain-containing protein gives MNSNKKITLIIFSMVTLLTLIIVALVAIGSRQSGYDSAKKRAYLTADIVKNTLTSHMINGNMNQRDVFLNSLERLRELNELWVIRSPRVSEQFGNSNFANETPRDEIDKQVLETGKEKVVVNESIKKANLRITIPYTASSADKPNCLSCHNAKEGEVLGAISLTFDIQEDRMSSIAILLNIIAIVILFLIFILIFISKKIKPYTTSFDYITEVLKQVHEGNYTIRAKEGILKEDKEAFMWLNEIIEKLETVLTGIEKNLTSFVHNRATNVNNDKLLTAKEIIEDISEIYNYKKTIETDLTKDDIYYRLIQVLKDKLEIKSFYIFEEDLQKDERKIIYAPKGKAPCCSIKKEIRELCRAQRTDNVISSETFPEVCRVASCEAPDDYTCIPFNINEQKAITIHILCEDKACIHHNKYQIGIIKKYLEETKPILESRILMDVLRERNLVDGLTGLYNRKYLDEFVDKTMPKELSHNTTYAVMFLDIDYFKMVNDTYGHDAGDAILQRLAKTMKSNITNNEFIVRFGGEEFLIVMRNPTHESAKELASRINSEFGKIVFNFNNESFSKTVSIGYAFYPEDTNQFWKCIKYADLCLYKAKETGRNRVIRFTKDILKNGEKEKY, from the coding sequence ATGAATTCTAACAAGAAGATAACTCTTATTATATTTTCAATGGTTACACTTTTAACCTTGATTATTGTTGCTTTGGTAGCAATCGGTTCAAGACAAAGCGGTTATGACAGTGCAAAAAAGAGAGCCTATTTAACTGCCGATATTGTAAAAAATACTTTAACTTCCCATATGATAAACGGGAATATGAACCAAAGAGATGTTTTCTTAAACAGTTTAGAAAGATTAAGAGAGTTAAATGAACTTTGGGTGATTAGATCACCTAGAGTAAGTGAGCAATTCGGAAACAGCAATTTCGCAAATGAAACCCCAAGAGATGAAATAGACAAGCAAGTTTTAGAAACTGGAAAAGAGAAAGTTGTAGTAAATGAAAGTATAAAAAAAGCAAATCTTAGAATAACGATTCCTTATACGGCTTCTTCGGCAGATAAACCAAACTGTTTAAGCTGTCATAATGCAAAAGAGGGAGAGGTTTTAGGAGCTATTTCCTTAACTTTTGATATACAAGAAGATAGAATGTCAAGTATTGCTATTTTGCTTAATATAATAGCTATAGTTATACTTTTTTTAATTTTTATTCTTATATTTATAAGCAAAAAAATCAAACCTTATACTACCTCTTTTGATTATATTACAGAGGTTTTAAAACAAGTTCATGAAGGCAATTACACAATAAGAGCCAAAGAAGGCATTCTAAAAGAGGATAAAGAAGCCTTTATGTGGTTAAATGAGATTATAGAAAAACTTGAAACGGTTTTGACAGGAATTGAAAAAAATCTTACATCTTTTGTTCATAACAGAGCTACAAACGTAAATAACGACAAACTCTTAACTGCAAAAGAGATAATAGAAGATATTTCGGAAATCTACAACTATAAAAAAACCATAGAAACGGATTTAACAAAAGATGATATATATTACAGACTTATTCAGGTATTAAAAGATAAATTGGAGATAAAAAGTTTTTATATTTTTGAAGAGGATTTACAAAAAGATGAAAGAAAAATCATTTATGCTCCGAAAGGAAAAGCTCCTTGTTGTAGTATAAAAAAAGAGATAAGAGAGTTATGCAGAGCGCAAAGAACCGACAATGTTATCTCTTCTGAAACTTTTCCGGAAGTTTGTAGAGTAGCTTCTTGTGAAGCACCTGACGATTATACTTGTATTCCTTTTAATATAAATGAACAAAAAGCTATTACAATTCATATTTTATGTGAAGATAAAGCTTGTATTCATCACAATAAGTATCAAATAGGAATAATTAAAAAATATCTTGAAGAGACAAAACCTATTTTAGAAAGCCGAATTTTAATGGATGTGTTAAGAGAAAGAAATCTAGTAGACGGATTAACAGGTCTTTATAACAGAAAATATTTAGATGAGTTTGTAGATAAAACTATGCCTAAAGAGCTTTCTCATAATACTACTTATGCCGTAATGTTTTTAGATATCGACTATTTTAAAATGGTAAACGATACTTACGGTCATGATGCAGGAGATGCGATTTTACAAAGACTTGCAAAAACAATGAAAAGCAATATTACAAACAATGAGTTTATCGTAAGATTCGGAGGAGAAGAGTTCTTAATAGTAATGAGAAATCCAACTCATGAGAGTGCAAAAGAGCTGGCTTCAAGAATAAACAGCGAATTTGGAAAAATCGTATTTAATTTTAACAATGAATCTTTTAGTAAAACAGTAAGTATAGGTTATGCTTTTTATCCTGAAGATACCAACCAATTTTGGAAATGTATCAAATATGCGGATTTATGTCTTTATAAAGCAAAAGAGACAGGAAGAAACAGAGTTATAAGATTTACGAAAGATATACTTAAAAACGGAGAGAAAGAGAAATATTAA
- a CDS encoding GGDEF domain-containing response regulator, whose amino-acid sequence MNKINKNILKNTTVLYVDDEKEIRDKIEYFLAEYLEELYVASNAKEAIKLFKEKRPDIIITDIQMPGMNGIEMLKQMDIKNQIPVVITTAHSDADYFIEAIELKVDKFVMKPIDLVELVETIQTLIEGSKLKQRLIENNKLLEIIDENVLMSITDEEGVIVDVSSAFCQFVGYSKDELIGHTHRILKDEKNEKSFYENMWKVIKEGKVFKSELKNRKKSDEICWVNLTISPLFHNNKIENFIAIRQDITNRKELEKLAIHDPMTGLYNRRFLNEVVEKEIRRIKREGSVLSLVTMDVDYFKRYNDKYGHPAGDKVLIEIAKVLKKHAQRATDYCFRMGGEEFGIIFSNLKKEDSLIFVQEMIKAVENLKIIHENSACSKYVTISAGLIVESSKHLDSFKKLYKYSDEALYKAKKNGKNQVVLSENSL is encoded by the coding sequence ATGAATAAAATAAATAAGAATATTTTAAAAAATACAACTGTTTTATATGTAGATGATGAAAAAGAGATAAGAGATAAAATTGAATATTTTTTGGCAGAATATTTAGAAGAACTTTATGTCGCCTCAAATGCAAAAGAAGCAATAAAACTTTTTAAAGAAAAAAGACCCGATATAATTATAACAGATATTCAAATGCCCGGTATGAACGGTATAGAGATGCTAAAGCAGATGGATATCAAAAATCAAATCCCTGTTGTTATTACAACCGCTCATTCCGATGCAGACTATTTTATAGAGGCAATAGAGCTTAAAGTAGATAAATTCGTGATGAAACCTATAGATTTGGTTGAACTTGTTGAGACTATTCAAACTTTGATTGAGGGCTCAAAATTAAAACAAAGACTTATTGAAAATAATAAACTTTTGGAAATAATAGATGAAAACGTATTAATGTCAATTACGGATGAAGAAGGAGTAATTGTAGATGTAAGCAGTGCCTTTTGTCAGTTTGTAGGGTATTCAAAAGATGAATTAATAGGTCATACCCACAGAATACTAAAAGATGAAAAGAATGAAAAATCTTTTTATGAAAATATGTGGAAAGTAATTAAAGAGGGTAAAGTTTTTAAATCAGAGTTAAAAAATAGAAAAAAATCAGATGAAATATGCTGGGTAAATTTAACTATAAGTCCACTTTTTCATAATAATAAAATAGAGAATTTTATTGCCATAAGACAAGATATTACAAATAGAAAAGAGCTTGAAAAACTTGCAATTCATGATCCGATGACAGGACTTTACAACAGAAGGTTTTTAAATGAAGTTGTAGAAAAAGAGATTAGAAGAATAAAAAGGGAAGGTTCTGTTTTAAGTCTTGTAACAATGGATGTTGATTATTTTAAAAGATATAACGATAAATATGGACATCCAGCAGGAGATAAAGTCTTAATAGAAATTGCAAAAGTCTTAAAAAAACATGCCCAAAGAGCAACCGATTATTGTTTTAGAATGGGAGGAGAAGAGTTTGGAATAATTTTCAGTAATTTAAAAAAAGAGGACTCTTTGATTTTTGTTCAAGAAATGATAAAAGCGGTTGAAAATTTAAAGATTATTCATGAAAACAGTGCTTGCAGTAAATATGTAACTATCTCTGCCGGATTAATTGTGGAATCATCTAAACATTTGGATTCTTTTAAAAAATTATACAAATACTCCGATGAAGCTTTATATAAAGCAAAGAAAAACGGGAAAAATCAGGTAGTTTTATCTGAAAATTCCCTGTAA
- a CDS encoding response regulator transcription factor — MDDRKKILLLEDDTILAQTMKALLEQENYNVTLVEDGEEVLNATYEKKYDLYLFDINVPLLNGTQTLKLLREAQDTTPTFFITALRDTTSILKGFDCGCDDYIKKPFDPDELLARVKAVMKRNNPVIKYKNITFDLLENRLILDKEELSLGSVEKNVFALLIKNIGRTVDKTVFFEYMNKPSDAALRVLISKLKKMLNIDISNTKGVGYKLEKL; from the coding sequence ATGGATGATAGAAAAAAAATACTACTTTTGGAAGATGATACTATTTTAGCCCAGACTATGAAGGCACTTTTGGAACAAGAAAATTATAATGTTACTTTAGTAGAGGACGGAGAAGAGGTTTTAAACGCAACTTATGAAAAAAAGTATGATCTCTATCTTTTTGATATTAATGTTCCTTTGTTAAACGGAACCCAGACTTTAAAACTTTTAAGAGAAGCCCAAGATACTACACCTACTTTTTTTATAACGGCACTTAGAGATACGACTTCGATTCTAAAAGGTTTTGACTGCGGTTGTGATGATTATATTAAAAAACCTTTTGATCCTGATGAACTTTTAGCCAGAGTAAAAGCGGTTATGAAAAGAAATAATCCCGTAATAAAATATAAAAATATAACCTTTGATTTGTTAGAAAACAGATTGATTTTAGATAAAGAGGAACTCTCTTTGGGAAGTGTAGAAAAAAATGTTTTTGCACTTCTTATAAAAAATATAGGCAGAACGGTTGATAAAACGGTTTTCTTTGAGTATATGAATAAACCAAGCGATGCTGCTTTAAGAGTTTTAATAAGTAAATTAAAAAAGATGCTAAATATTGATATAAGTAATACAAAAGGTGTAGGGTATAAACTTGAAAAACTATGA
- the hisA gene encoding 1-(5-phosphoribosyl)-5-[(5-phosphoribosylamino)methylideneamino]imidazole-4-carboxamide isomerase has protein sequence MDILPAIDLKDGKAVRLSKGLMDSAKIYSDEPWMVAKRFEELGSKWVHIVDLNGAFAGKPANLEQIKKIRENCNLKVELGGGIRDEETIKMYLKLGVDRLILGSIAVKDPKFVKDMAAKYPIAVGIDAKDGMVAVEGWAEVSSMKATDLAREFANAGVEAIICTDISKDGMLCGVNVEFTQSIAQASGIDTIASGGVKDIEDIKNCKNNGNVSGVIVGKAFYEGTLDLEEAFKVL, from the coding sequence ATGGATATATTACCGGCGATTGATTTAAAAGATGGAAAAGCAGTAAGACTTAGCAAAGGTTTAATGGATAGTGCAAAAATTTATTCCGATGAACCTTGGATGGTTGCTAAAAGATTTGAAGAATTAGGAAGCAAATGGGTTCATATAGTAGATCTAAACGGCGCATTTGCCGGGAAACCTGCAAATTTGGAACAGATAAAAAAAATCAGAGAAAACTGTAATTTGAAAGTGGAACTAGGTGGTGGAATCAGAGATGAAGAGACTATAAAAATGTACTTAAAACTAGGTGTTGACAGATTAATACTAGGTTCAATTGCTGTAAAAGATCCTAAATTTGTAAAGGATATGGCAGCAAAATATCCTATTGCCGTGGGAATTGATGCAAAAGACGGTATGGTAGCCGTTGAAGGATGGGCAGAAGTCAGCTCAATGAAAGCTACGGATTTAGCACGTGAATTTGCAAATGCAGGAGTTGAGGCAATTATTTGTACTGATATAAGCAAAGACGGAATGCTTTGCGGAGTAAACGTTGAATTTACTCAATCTATTGCCCAAGCAAGCGGTATTGATACTATTGCAAGCGGCGGAGTCAAAGATATAGAAGATATTAAAAATTGCAAAAACAATGGAAATGTTTCCGGAGTAATAGTAGGAAAAGCATTTTATGAAGGAACTTTAGATTTAGAAGAAGCATTTAAAGTATTGTAA
- a CDS encoding HD domain-containing phosphohydrolase yields the protein MGKKKDILKSLSLITLLIVEENKKSRDKMTAFLKDKVKEIYTASNAKEGLTEYKKNMPDLVISDIKLPQEDGIWMSKEIKNIDKNVKIIFITKLSDSKYLFDAIKLHVDDYLVKPIECDILQSSLLNIAKSINLEKKSKQIINTLEQYKDIVDERSIVSKTDLRGVITYVNKPFEDISGYDKSELIGRPHSLIRHEETPKEIFEDLWKTILSKKTWHGTIKNKKKNGNYYIVDTIIKPILDINGNIEEFIALRNDITDLEESKEYFKNQSEKSNLDLKESIKKATIYKKAIDKCNIILRISKDRRITFANDAFCKISGFSKKELIGKPYLLIRDKNIDLEEYEKEISKMQKSLDKGNIVEGRISNSAKDGSVYYCKYTVFPIEDEKGNIIEYMSIRHDITQIIKLHTELEETQREVIYKLGEIGETRSKETGNHVKRVAEYSKVLARKIGMPENEVKTLFAASPMHDIGKVGIPDSILNKPGKLNPEEWEFMQSHAEIGYNILKSSNRPILKAAAIISYTHHEKWNGKGYPRGLKKEDIHIYGRITAVADVFDALGSDRCYKKAWETEDILTFLNTQSGKHFDPDLIKVFMENVNEFLEIREKYKDNF from the coding sequence ATGGGGAAGAAAAAAGATATATTAAAATCATTAAGTCTAATTACTCTTTTAATAGTTGAAGAAAATAAGAAATCAAGAGATAAAATGACTGCTTTTTTAAAAGATAAGGTAAAAGAAATTTATACGGCTTCAAATGCCAAAGAGGGATTAACAGAGTATAAAAAAAATATGCCGGATTTGGTGATAAGCGATATTAAATTACCTCAAGAAGACGGAATTTGGATGTCAAAAGAGATTAAAAATATTGATAAAAACGTAAAAATTATCTTTATTACTAAACTAAGCGATTCAAAATATCTTTTTGATGCGATTAAACTTCATGTGGATGATTATCTTGTAAAACCAATAGAGTGTGATATTTTACAAAGCTCTTTGCTTAATATCGCAAAAAGTATAAATCTTGAAAAAAAGAGCAAGCAGATAATCAATACTTTGGAGCAATATAAAGATATAGTCGATGAACGTTCAATTGTATCAAAAACAGATCTTAGAGGGGTTATTACCTATGTAAATAAACCTTTTGAGGATATTTCAGGATATGATAAAAGCGAGTTAATAGGAAGACCTCATAGTTTAATAAGACATGAAGAAACACCTAAAGAAATTTTTGAAGACCTTTGGAAAACTATTCTTTCAAAAAAAACTTGGCACGGAACTATTAAAAACAAGAAGAAGAACGGAAATTATTACATAGTAGATACGATTATAAAACCGATTTTAGATATTAACGGAAATATAGAAGAGTTTATTGCCTTAAGAAATGATATAACGGATTTGGAAGAATCAAAAGAGTATTTTAAAAATCAAAGTGAAAAGAGTAATTTAGATCTGAAAGAGAGTATTAAAAAAGCTACAATCTATAAAAAAGCAATCGATAAATGTAATATTATATTAAGAATTTCAAAAGATAGAAGAATAACTTTTGCAAATGACGCTTTTTGCAAAATAAGCGGCTTTTCAAAAAAAGAGTTGATAGGCAAACCTTATTTACTTATAAGAGATAAAAATATAGATTTAGAAGAGTATGAAAAAGAGATTAGTAAAATGCAAAAAAGTCTTGATAAAGGCAATATTGTGGAAGGAAGAATCTCAAACAGCGCAAAAGACGGTTCGGTTTATTATTGTAAATATACGGTTTTTCCTATTGAAGATGAGAAGGGAAATATCATAGAGTATATGAGTATAAGACATGATATTACGCAGATTATAAAACTTCATACAGAACTTGAAGAGACCCAAAGAGAAGTTATATACAAACTAGGGGAAATAGGGGAAACCAGAAGTAAAGAGACGGGAAATCATGTAAAAAGAGTTGCCGAATACTCAAAGGTTCTGGCAAGAAAAATAGGAATGCCCGAAAATGAAGTTAAAACTCTTTTTGCCGCTTCACCTATGCATGATATAGGAAAAGTGGGAATCCCCGATTCTATTTTAAATAAGCCCGGAAAACTAAATCCCGAAGAGTGGGAATTTATGCAAAGTCATGCGGAAATAGGATATAACATTTTAAAATCATCAAATAGACCTATTTTAAAAGCTGCGGCTATTATATCTTATACTCATCATGAAAAATGGAACGGGAAAGGTTATCCTAGAGGTTTGAAAAAAGAAGATATTCATATTTACGGAAGAATTACGGCTGTTGCCGATGTATTTGATGCTTTAGGAAGTGATAGATGCTATAAAAAAGCTTGGGAAACCGAAGATATTTTAACTTTTTTAAACACTCAAAGCGGAAAACATTTTGATCCTGATTTAATAAAAGTTTTTATGGAAAATGTTAATGAATTTTTGGAAATAAGAGAAAAATATAAAGATAATTTTTAA
- a CDS encoding ComF family protein, producing the protein MKCLVCGNLSFSIICKKCQKNILMPDFYKRELEKDFFNYSFYSFNDIEDLLLSKYYFHGDKIFNILAKLSFKEFAQNFEFDRQIYSVGIDEHTRHDFSQTAILSKHLKSKYIKPVFGRCKATNIVKYAGKDLNFRQKNPRKFKTSLFNKSIILVDDLITTGTTILEAKKTLEKRGNNVLFSLTLADAKR; encoded by the coding sequence ATGAAATGTCTAGTTTGCGGTAATTTATCTTTTTCTATTATTTGTAAAAAGTGTCAAAAAAATATTTTAATGCCCGATTTTTATAAAAGGGAGCTTGAAAAGGATTTTTTCAATTACTCTTTTTACTCTTTTAATGATATTGAAGATCTACTTCTTTCAAAATATTACTTCCACGGAGATAAGATTTTTAATATTTTGGCAAAACTATCATTTAAAGAGTTTGCACAAAATTTCGAATTTGACCGACAAATATATTCAGTAGGAATTGATGAACATACCAGACATGATTTTTCCCAAACGGCAATTCTTTCAAAACATTTAAAATCAAAATATATAAAACCTGTTTTTGGTAGATGCAAAGCAACTAATATCGTAAAATATGCCGGGAAAGATTTAAATTTTAGACAAAAAAATCCAAGAAAATTTAAAACATCTCTTTTTAATAAATCTATCATTCTAGTTGATGATTTGATTACTACGGGAACTACTATTTTAGAGGCTAAAAAAACTTTGGAAAAAAGAGGGAACAATGTTCTTTTTTCACTAACTCTTGCCGATGCAAAAAGATGA
- a CDS encoding ArsR/SmtB family transcription factor, with protein sequence MIVDCCDHSKEVEKVRKTLICDETLYDIAELFKAFADTTRIKIIAVLKEEELCVGAISELINVSQSAVSHQLRALKSAKIVKPRREGKNIFYSLDDEHIKKIYDMGLEHITKG encoded by the coding sequence ATGATTGTAGATTGTTGTGATCACTCCAAAGAGGTAGAAAAAGTAAGAAAAACATTAATATGTGACGAAACTTTATACGATATAGCTGAACTCTTTAAAGCTTTTGCAGATACTACAAGAATCAAAATTATTGCAGTTTTAAAAGAAGAAGAGTTATGTGTAGGAGCTATTAGTGAGCTTATAAATGTAAGTCAATCAGCTGTATCTCACCAATTAAGGGCACTAAAAAGTGCAAAAATAGTAAAACCTAGAAGAGAAGGTAAAAATATATTTTATTCTTTAGATGATGAACATATTAAAAAAATCTATGATATGGGATTAGAGCATATAACAAAAGGATAA
- a CDS encoding sensor histidine kinase, with the protein MKNYEKKSFFTSIFLFFVPLVLFSSIVLYMYHEDKIKDIEQNILYQMRDYTFDFKGDKFSLDVIENDNSKELFKLYHCSEGLCAYFKAASSGLYLLKVIYAQEKFDKIYHEFFIKTLKISIIIFFSLLFLSIGFAFYSLRPMREALYLLENFLKDLIHDLNTPSTSILINSKMLKKHGDFEEIERIELSAKTISSLYKNLEFINSKKIIKDESISIEEVINARITLLQKLFPSIQFKKDIQNFTIQSNKNALERIFDNLLTNACKYNKKKGEVRIFAKDNKVFIEDTGVGIKSVNRVFERYYKENDRGLGIGMNIVKKLCESLNIEIKIKSKVGEGTKVELAFK; encoded by the coding sequence TTGAAAAACTATGAAAAAAAATCTTTTTTTACCTCAATTTTTCTATTTTTTGTTCCTTTAGTTCTATTTTCAAGCATAGTTTTATATATGTATCATGAAGATAAAATCAAAGATATAGAACAAAATATTCTTTATCAAATGAGAGATTATACTTTTGATTTTAAAGGAGATAAATTCTCTTTGGATGTAATTGAAAATGACAATAGCAAAGAACTTTTTAAACTTTATCATTGCAGTGAGGGACTTTGTGCCTATTTTAAAGCAGCAAGTTCTGGACTCTATCTTTTAAAAGTAATTTATGCCCAAGAAAAGTTTGATAAAATTTATCATGAATTTTTTATAAAAACTTTAAAAATCAGTATTATTATATTTTTTTCTCTTCTATTTTTATCAATAGGTTTTGCTTTTTACTCATTAAGACCAATGAGAGAAGCTTTGTATCTTTTGGAAAATTTTTTAAAAGATTTGATTCATGATTTAAATACTCCTTCAACTTCTATTTTAATAAATTCAAAAATGCTTAAAAAACATGGAGATTTTGAAGAGATTGAACGTATAGAACTTAGTGCAAAAACTATAAGTTCTTTATATAAAAATTTAGAATTTATTAATTCAAAAAAAATTATAAAAGATGAATCAATCTCTATAGAAGAGGTAATTAATGCAAGAATTACTCTTTTACAAAAACTTTTTCCTTCTATACAATTTAAAAAAGATATTCAAAATTTTACTATACAAAGCAATAAAAATGCCCTTGAAAGAATCTTTGACAATCTATTAACAAATGCTTGCAAATATAATAAGAAAAAAGGAGAAGTTCGTATCTTTGCAAAAGATAACAAAGTTTTTATAGAAGATACTGGAGTAGGGATTAAATCCGTAAACAGAGTATTTGAGAGATACTACAAAGAGAACGACAGAGGACTTGGAATAGGTATGAATATTGTAAAAAAGCTGTGCGAATCTTTGAATATAGAGATAAAAATAAAAAGTAAAGTAGGCGAGGGTACAAAAGTAGAACTGGCTTTTAAATAA
- a CDS encoding YceI family protein codes for MKTKLILGLTLLFALVSANAYELNGDLNLKWTGFKTAQKVGVSGTFKNVEFKISKNDDFAEFLKSANVKIDTLSFDSGLDVRNKSIVSTLFSLKSSENILASISKVDMKNKTLTLKLTMNEVSKNVPMTYYINKGSMIAKGQIDILDYNMNDSFAKFAKACFDLHEGKSYSEVHIAFTLPFKK; via the coding sequence ATGAAAACAAAACTGATTTTGGGATTAACTTTGCTGTTTGCTTTAGTAAGTGCAAACGCTTATGAGTTAAACGGAGATTTAAATCTAAAATGGACAGGTTTTAAAACCGCTCAAAAAGTGGGTGTTTCAGGTACATTCAAAAATGTTGAGTTTAAAATTTCAAAAAATGATGATTTTGCAGAGTTTTTAAAAAGTGCAAATGTTAAAATAGATACCTTAAGTTTTGACTCAGGGCTTGACGTTAGAAATAAAAGTATCGTCTCTACGCTATTTTCTTTAAAAAGTTCGGAAAATATTTTGGCAAGTATTTCTAAAGTAGATATGAAAAACAAAACTTTAACATTGAAATTAACTATGAACGAAGTTTCTAAAAATGTTCCTATGACATATTATATAAATAAAGGCAGTATGATAGCAAAAGGGCAAATAGATATTTTGGATTATAATATGAATGACTCTTTTGCAAAATTTGCAAAAGCTTGTTTTGATCTGCATGAAGGAAAAAGTTATTCAGAAGTTCATATAGCTTTTACTCTTCCTTTTAAAAAATAA
- the hisH gene encoding imidazole glycerol phosphate synthase subunit HisH, producing MVGIIDYNMGNLASVYNACHLLDAKASFVKDPNELKYYDRIILPGVGAFGDAMENLNTTGMKEAIWEFSKSGKPMIGICLGMQLLFEGSVEFGKHKGLELIEGQIIKFDKSKMHEDTKIPHMGWNTIEVKDDHTLFKGLKDPYLYFVHSYHAVTDDKNVIGTTEYGYKFVSAVNKDNIYGFQPHPEKSHDNGLKILKNFMNL from the coding sequence GTGGTTGGAATTATAGATTACAATATGGGAAATCTAGCAAGTGTTTATAATGCCTGTCATTTATTGGATGCAAAGGCCTCCTTCGTAAAAGACCCGAATGAACTTAAATATTATGATAGAATTATTCTGCCAGGCGTAGGCGCATTCGGCGATGCAATGGAAAATTTAAATACAACTGGAATGAAAGAAGCTATTTGGGAGTTTTCTAAAAGCGGAAAACCTATGATCGGTATCTGTTTGGGAATGCAACTTTTGTTTGAAGGCTCTGTTGAGTTTGGGAAACACAAAGGCTTAGAACTTATAGAGGGACAAATTATAAAATTTGACAAATCTAAAATGCACGAAGATACGAAAATTCCTCATATGGGATGGAATACAATTGAAGTAAAAGACGATCATACTCTTTTTAAAGGATTAAAAGATCCTTATTTATATTTCGTACACTCATACCATGCTGTTACCGATGATAAAAACGTAATCGGAACAACAGAGTATGGATATAAATTCGTTAGTGCCGTAAATAAAGATAATATATACGGTTTTCAGCCACACCCCGAAAAATCACATGATAACGGTCTTAAAATCTTAAAAAATTTTATGAATCTATAA